A genome region from Solirubrobacter pauli includes the following:
- a CDS encoding HD domain-containing protein → MEPLAMTAPTDTTIASLRAGDAVDAVFACSRKDRLTARSGSPYLALEFRDKTGAIPGRAFRDADVLAGRFEKGDLVRVAGRVERFRDELQLEVRAIMKVESSDPAAFLPVAYRDLDELDGFLEHLAREVHDPAYRGFLDAVLGDANLRVQWRRAPCTRSGHHAYLGGLLEHTVAVGTLALEACQLHPRLNSDLLITAALVHDLGKTREFTYGAEIGLSDEGRLLGHVVLGQQLLAAYPLPDERRLPLLHCVLTHHGADTAPGRRFGSAEALALYRLNALDASVKGALEHGLP, encoded by the coding sequence ATGGAGCCGCTCGCGATGACCGCCCCGACCGACACCACGATCGCCTCGCTCCGCGCCGGAGACGCCGTCGACGCGGTCTTCGCCTGCTCGCGTAAGGACCGCCTGACCGCCCGTTCGGGCTCCCCCTACCTCGCGCTCGAGTTCCGCGACAAGACCGGCGCGATCCCCGGCCGCGCCTTCCGCGACGCCGACGTCCTCGCCGGCCGCTTCGAGAAGGGCGACCTCGTCCGCGTGGCCGGCCGCGTCGAGCGCTTCCGCGACGAGCTCCAGCTCGAGGTCCGCGCGATCATGAAGGTCGAGTCGTCGGACCCGGCCGCGTTCCTGCCCGTCGCCTACCGCGACCTCGACGAGCTCGACGGCTTCCTCGAGCACCTCGCGCGCGAGGTCCACGACCCAGCGTACCGCGGCTTCCTCGACGCCGTCCTGGGCGACGCGAACCTCCGCGTGCAGTGGCGCCGCGCACCGTGCACGCGGTCGGGGCACCACGCCTACCTCGGCGGGTTGCTCGAACACACGGTCGCGGTCGGGACGCTCGCCCTGGAGGCCTGCCAGCTCCACCCGCGCCTGAACTCCGACCTGCTGATCACCGCGGCCCTGGTCCACGACCTCGGCAAGACGCGCGAGTTCACCTACGGCGCCGAGATCGGCCTGAGCGACGAGGGCCGCCTGCTCGGGCACGTGGTCCTGGGCCAGCAGCTGCTGGCGGCCTATCCGCTGCCGGACGAGCGGCGGTTGCCGCTGCTGCACTGCGTGTTGACGCACCACGGGGCGGACACGGCGCCGGGGCGGCGCTTCGGGTCGGCGGAGGCGCTGGCCCTGTACCGGCTGAACGCGCTGGACGCGTCCGTGAAGGGCGCGCTCGAACACGGGTTGCCCTGA